Genomic segment of Serinicoccus hydrothermalis:
TGGGGCTCGAGGCATACATCTATCTGTCCGTGGTGCTCTTCGCGCTCGGCTCGATCACGGTGCTGACGCGGCGCAACACGATCATCGTCTTCATGGGCATCGAGCTCATGCTCAACGCCTGCAACCTGGCGCTGGTCACCTTCGCCCGCATCCACGGCACCCTCGACGGCCAGGTCTACGCCCTGTTCGTCATGGTCGTCGCGGCGGCCGAGGTGGTCGTCGGGCTGGCGATCATCATGTCCATCTTCCGTGCGCGCCGGTCGGCCTCGGTCGACGACGCCAACCTGCTGAAGCTGTAAGGAGCGCTCGTGTCTGTGCACGACCTGAGTCAGGGCCTGGCCGCGGTCAGCCTGACCCTCGCCGACGACCCGGGCGGTCTCGGCGCGACCCACGCCACCCAGGCGGACGGCATCGCCGGCCTCGGCTGGCTGCTCGTCGCGCTGCCCCTGGCGGGTGCCGCGCTGCTCCTCCTCGGGGGGCGGGTGACCAACAGCTGGGGCCCGGCGCTCGCGACCGGGCTGTCCTGGGCGAGCTTCGGCGTCGGCGTCGCGATCATCGCCCAGCTGGCCGGGCTGCCGGAGGCCGAGCGCGCGCTCTCGGTGCCGCTGTGGGAGTGGGTGAGCGTCGGTGACCTGTCGCTGCGCGCCGGCCTGCTGCTGGACCCGCTGTCGCTGGCCTTCGTCATGCTCATCACCTTCGTGGGCAGCCTCATCCACGTCTACTCGCTGGGCTACATGGAGCACGACCCGGACAAGCGCCGGTTCTTCGCCTACCTCAACCTCTTCGTCGCGGCGATGCTCATCCTCGTGCTCGCCGACTCCTACCTCCTGCTCTTCGTCGGCTGGGAGGGCGTCGGGCTGGCGTCCTACCTGCTCATCGGCTTCTGGAACTGGAACCCGGACTACGCGGCGGCCGCCAACAAGGCCTTCGTCGTCAACCGGGTCGGTGACGTCGGCCTCATCACCGCGATGGCGATCATGCTCGCCACCTTCGGCGCGCTGGACTTCGCCACGGTGCACGGCAGCGCAGGGGGAGCGAGCGACCTCACCCTCACCCTCGTCGGCCTGGCGCTGCTGCTTGCCGCCTGCGGCAAGTCGGCGCAGTTCCCGCTGCAGAGCTGGCTGGGCGACGCGATGGCCGGCCCGACGCCGGTGTCCGCGCTCATCCACGCGGCGACGATGGTCACCGCGGGCGTCTACCTCATCGCCCGCAGCCAGGCGATCTACGACCTCACCCCGGACGCCCGGCTGGTCGTCGCGGTCGTCGGTGCCGTCACGCTGCTCTACGGCGCGATCGTCGGCTGCGCCAAGGACGACCTCAAGAAGGCGCTGGCCGCCTCGACGATGAGCCAGATCGGCTACATGATGCTCGCCGTCGGCCTGGGCCCGGTCGGCTACCTCTACGCGATCTTCCACCTGGTGACGCACGGCTTCTTCAAGGCCAACATGTTCCTCGGCGCCGGCTCGGTCATGCACGCCATGAACAACCGGGTCGACATGCGCCGCTTCGGCGCGCTGCGCAAGGACGTCAAGATCACGTTCATCACCTTCGCCGCCGGCTGGCTCGCGATCATCGGCTTCCCCCTCACCGCGGGGTGGTTCTCGAAGGACTACATCATCGAGACCGCCTTCACCATGGAGGGCTGGCAGGGCTGGGTCTTCGGCGGCGTCGCGCTGCTGGGCGCCGGGATCACGGCGTTCTACATGTCCCGCCTGTTCTTCATGACCTTCTTCGGCGAGAAGCGCTGGCACGAGGACGACCACCCGCACGAGTCGCCGCTGGTGATGACCGTGCCGATGATGGTGCTCGCCCTGGGGTCGCTGGTGCTGGGCGCCGTGCTCTACCCGACCGGGATCATCACCGGCTGGCTGGAGCCGGTCTTCGGCCACGCCGAGCACGGTGAGCCGCTCATCCCGCAGCTCGCCATCCAGATCTCCGCCTTCGTGCTCATGCTCGCCGGGGCGGGCCTGGCCTGGATGATGTATGCCCGGCGCGAGGTCCCGCAGACCGCGCCCAGGGCCAGCCTGGTCACCGTGGCGGCCCGCCGCGACCTCTTCCAGGACGACGTCAACGACGCGCTGTTCACCGGCCCGACGATGGCGCTGGCCCGCACCACGGTCGACGCCGACGACGTCCTCGTGGAGGGCGGCGTGACCGGGGGCACCACCGGC
This window contains:
- the nuoK gene encoding NADH-quinone oxidoreductase subunit NuoK, with product MGLEAYIYLSVVLFALGSITVLTRRNTIIVFMGIELMLNACNLALVTFARIHGTLDGQVYALFVMVVAAAEVVVGLAIIMSIFRARRSASVDDANLLKL
- the nuoL gene encoding NADH-quinone oxidoreductase subunit L, whose protein sequence is MHDLSQGLAAVSLTLADDPGGLGATHATQADGIAGLGWLLVALPLAGAALLLLGGRVTNSWGPALATGLSWASFGVGVAIIAQLAGLPEAERALSVPLWEWVSVGDLSLRAGLLLDPLSLAFVMLITFVGSLIHVYSLGYMEHDPDKRRFFAYLNLFVAAMLILVLADSYLLLFVGWEGVGLASYLLIGFWNWNPDYAAAANKAFVVNRVGDVGLITAMAIMLATFGALDFATVHGSAGGASDLTLTLVGLALLLAACGKSAQFPLQSWLGDAMAGPTPVSALIHAATMVTAGVYLIARSQAIYDLTPDARLVVAVVGAVTLLYGAIVGCAKDDLKKALAASTMSQIGYMMLAVGLGPVGYLYAIFHLVTHGFFKANMFLGAGSVMHAMNNRVDMRRFGALRKDVKITFITFAAGWLAIIGFPLTAGWFSKDYIIETAFTMEGWQGWVFGGVALLGAGITAFYMSRLFFMTFFGEKRWHEDDHPHESPLVMTVPMMVLALGSLVLGAVLYPTGIITGWLEPVFGHAEHGEPLIPQLAIQISAFVLMLAGAGLAWMMYARREVPQTAPRASLVTVAARRDLFQDDVNDALFTGPTMALARTTVDADDVLVEGGVTGGTTGGLNAVSGLLRRAQNGFVRSYALTMLLGVVAILGAVWVMQ